Proteins co-encoded in one Quercus robur chromosome 8, dhQueRobu3.1, whole genome shotgun sequence genomic window:
- the LOC126695298 gene encoding uncharacterized protein LOC126695298 isoform X1, with translation MSFLAGRLAGKEGAYFFQETKQAVGRLAQKKSTQKPSSLSGPSSSQEEAKADVLPEVLRHSLPAKIYYQPLNSSSSSSSSSISTSKWVLQSDPNNASSSSAKALNPLRDYLSMPQVTFGPKRWELPQVEHSVSASTANELRQDRHVHINPEKLKAAAEGFAQIGKAFAVATAIIFGGGTLIFGLAVSKLEMQNTHEFRTKGRDLVEPKFEMIKEQLVPLKTWADNTSKKWHLERQVEVKERPMVKELSKMWSAKTSN, from the exons ATGAGTTTTCTTGCGGGAAGATTAGCAGGAAAAGAAGGTGCCTATTTTTTCCAGGAAACCAAACAAGCCGTAGGCAGACTTGCCCAGAAAAAATCAACCCAGAAGCCTTCTTCTCTGTCTGGTCCTTCTTCTTCACAGGAAGAAGCAAAAGCAGACGTCCTTCCTGAGGTTTTGAGGCACTCTCTGCCCGCCAAGATTTATTACCAACCCTtgaattcttcttcttcttcttcttcttcgtccaTATCCACCTCCAAATGGGTTCTCCAATCTGATCCCAACAATGCCTCTTCTTCGTCTGCCAAGGCTCTCAATCCTCTCAGGGATTATCTCTCTATGCCCCAGGTCACCTTTGGCCCCAAaag GTGGGAACTTCCCCAAGTAGAACACTCGGTTTCAGCCTCCACAGCAAATGAATTGCGTCAAGATAGGCATGTCCACATTAATCCTGAGAAGTTGAAGGCTGCAGCTGAAGGGTTTGCTCAAA TTGGGAAGGCATTTGCTGTTGCTACTGCAATTATATTTGGAGGTGGCACCTTGATATTTGGACTGGCAGTCTCAAAACTAGAGATGCAGAAT ACTCATGAATTTCGGACTAAAGGAAGAGACCTGGTAGAGCCAAAATTTGAGATGATTAAAGAGCAACTAGTTCCCTTAAAAACCTGG GCTGATAATACGTCAAAGAAATGGCATTTGGAGAGGCAGGTGGAAGTTAAAGAGAGGCCTATGGTGAAGGAGCTTTCCAAAATGTGGAGTGCAAAGACATCCAActga
- the LOC126695299 gene encoding uncharacterized protein LOC126695299 yields MASLIMAPTFSSFSINSRSRDFRKLNINIGRSHGIKAMRIEKSLEELYNVSVERKVSPERLAELGVSRWSVWKTGKCKLPWDWQVDQLVYIEEGEVRVVPEGSQRFMQFVAGDLVRYPKWFEADLWFNGPYQERYSFRAYGDD; encoded by the coding sequence ATGGCAAGCTTGATCATGGCCCCAACCTTCAGTTCCTTCTCCATCAACAGTAGAAGCAGAGACTTCAGAAAGTTAAACATTAATATCGGGCGAAGTCATGGTATAAAGGCAATGCGGATAGAGAAATCTCTGGAGGAATTATACAATGTGAGCGTGGAACGGAAAGTATCACCAGAGCGACTGGCAGAGCTTGGGGTTTCAAGATGGTCAGTATGGAAGACTGGCAAGTGCAAGCTGCCCTGGGACTGGCAGGTGGACCAATTGGTTTACATCGAGGAAGGGGAGGTGAGAGTAGTGCCTGAAGGCAGCCAGCGGTTCATGCAATTTGTTGCTGGAGATCTTGTTCGTTACCCCAAGTGGTTTGAGGCAGACCTCTGGTTCAATGGTCCATACCAAGAACGTTACAGTTTTAGAGCATACGGTGATGATTGA
- the LOC126695295 gene encoding uncharacterized protein LOC126695295 isoform X2, whose translation MVLLHLGFINGVSQCPLVSPLVQRRSHKASRHLRFIAQSIPSRTQRIMEGISVSGEVGGAGGAYSYNALKRLDQLWSGICSAQTVVQEPQQIVSSIRGIFDSDDKAVDTFDVLVCGGTLGIFIATALSSKGLRVGIVERNILKGREQEWNISRKELFELVEAGVLVEEDIEEATAMKFNPVLQLAEGDILSSRLIIDAMGNFSPVVKQIRCGRKPDGVCLVVGSCARGFKDNSTSDVIYSSSSVKKVGTSEAQYFWEAFPAGSGPMDRTTYMFTYVNPQPGSPKLEELLEEYWDLMPHYQGVSLENLEILRVIYGIFPTYRDSPLPAAFNRVLQFGDASGIQSPVSFGGFGSLTRHLQRLVTGIYEAINEDFLDSYNLSLLNPYMPNLSASWLFQRAMSARQQSNVSPDFITELLYVNFQSMQRLGDPVLRPFLQDVVQFVPLAKTLGLVMLTKPQLLPSIFKQVGIPVLLDWSGHFFMLGYYTFLSTFADPVIRPLLSSFPSKMKYEWKRRLEAWKYGAGLDYKR comes from the exons ATGGTGTTGCTTCACCTTGGATTCATTAATGGGGTCTCTCAGTGTCCATTAGTGTCTCCATTGGTTCAAAGACGAAGCCACAAAGCTTCAAGACACCTGAGATTCATAGCACAATCTATTCCCTCCAGAACCCAG aGGATAATGGAGGGTATTTCAGTGAGTGGTGAAGTTGGTGGTGCTGGTGGGGCATACTCATATAATGCCTTAAAAAGGTTGGACCAGCTTTGGTCTGGTATTTGCTCTGCTCAAACAG TTGTGCAAGAACCCCAGCAAATTGTTTCGAGTATTCGTGGTATATTTGATTCAGATGACAAAGCAGTAGATACATTTGATGTATTAGTTTGTGGAGGCACTTTGGGAATCTTCATTGCCACAGCCTTGAGTTCCAAAGGTCTTCGAGTAGGCATTGTGGAAAGAAATATTCTAAAAGGG AGGGAACAAGAATGGAATATCTCGAGGAAGGAGCTCTTTGAGCTTGTAGAAGCTGGAGTTCTTGTAGAGGAAGACATTGAAGAAGCTACTGCCATGAAATTTAATCCT GTTTTGCAACTTGCAGAAGGAGACATTTTGTCATCTCGTCTCATCATTGATGCAATGGGGAACTTTTCCCCTGTGGTAAAACAG ATAAGATGTGGAAGGAAGCCAGATGGTGTGTGCCTTGTTGTTGGATCTTGTGCTCGTGGTTTTAAGGATAACTCTACTAGTGATGTCATATATAGTAGTTCATCAGTGAAGAAGGTTGGAACCTCAGAAGCTCAATACTTCTGGGAG GCATTTCCTGCTGGCTCTGGTCCCATGGATCGTACTACCTATATGTTCACATATGTTAATCCTCAACCAGGATCCCCAAAATTGGAAGAACTATTAGAAGAATATTGGGATCTAATGCCACATTATCAG GGAGTCTCTCTTGAGAATCTGGAGATATTGAGAGTTATATATGGCATTTTCCCTACGTATCGTGACAG CCCATTGCCAGCAGCTTTTAATCGTGTTTTACAG TTTGGTGATGCTAGTGGCATACAATCACCAGTTTCATTTGGTGGCTTTGGGAGCTTGACTAGGCACCTTCAGAGGCTGGTTACAG GAATATACGAAGCAATCAATGAAGATTTTCTTGACTCTTACAACTTATCCCTGCTGAATCCATACATG CCCAACTTAAGTGCTTCATGGTTGTTTCAAAGAGCAATGTCAGCTAGACAACAGTCTAATGTCTCACCAGATTTTATTACCGAGCTCCTTTATGTTAATTTTCAGAGTATGCAG AGGCTAGGTGATCCAGTTCTAAGACCATTTCTTCAG GATGTTGTACAGTTCGTGCCTCTTGCCAAGACATTAGGCCTAGTCATGTTAACTAAACCTCAACTTCTTCCATCAATATTCAAGCAG GTTGGTATTCCTGTGCTTCTTGACTGGTCTGGACATTTTTTTATGCTGGGTTACTATACATTTCTGTCAACCTTTGCTGACCCTGTCATAAG GCCATTGCTAAGCTCTTTTCCATCCAAGATGAAGTATGAGTGGAAGCGGCGCCTCGAGGCTTGGAAATATGGAGCTGGTTTAGATTACAAGCGGTAA
- the LOC126695297 gene encoding serine/threonine protein phosphatase 2A 59 kDa regulatory subunit B' gamma isoform-like, producing the protein MIKQIFGKLPRKPSKSSHSHNELYNDGGVNANSSLNSFSGPNSFNGSKSTSASSKSMNHSGRTSNGTLASQSSGMNKLNQGKKSVSVVAQVSPALSSAVYEALPSFRDVSSSEKQSLFIRKLNMCCVMFDFNDSAKNLREKDVKRQTLLDLVDYISSVTSKFNEVAMQAITKMVATNLFRSLPSTNHDCKVPEMYDPEEEELAMEPTWPHLQIVYEFLLRFVASPETDAKLAKRYIDHSFVLKLLDLFDSEDQREREYLKTILHRIYGKFMVHRPFIRKAINNIFYRFIFETEKHNGIAELLEILGSIINGFALPLKEEHKLFLVRALIPLHKPKCVSMYHQQLSYCITQFVEKDAKLADTVIRGLLKYWPVTNSSKEVMFLGELEEVLEATQGAEFQRCMVPLFRQIGRCLNSSHFQVAERALFLWNNDHIRNLITQNCKVVLPIIFPALERNTRGHWNQAVQSLTLNVRKIFSDADQTLFDECLVKFKEDEVKERETQEKRESTWKRLEDVAAAKAVSNEAVLVSRFVSSVAIATSTKPLATGSN; encoded by the exons ATGATCAAACAGATATTCGGAAAACTACCTCGAAAACCCTCAAAATCATCGCATTCGCATAATGAGTTGTACAATGATGGAGGGGTCAATGCCAATTCATCATTGAATTCGTTTAGTGGACCCAATTCCTTTAATGGCTCAAAATCCACTTCAGCTTCTTCGAAATCCATGAATCATTCGGGGCGCACGAGCAATGGGACTCTTGCCTCTCAATCCTCGGGTATGAATAAGTTGAATCAAGGGAAAAAATCTGTTAGCGTTGTGGCCCAAGTCAGTCCTGCCTTGTCATCAGCGGTATATGAGGCTTTGCCGAGTTTTCGGGATGTTTCAAGTTCAGAAAAGCAGTCTCTCTTCATTAGGAAACTCAATATGTGTTGTGTTATGTTCGATTTCAATGATTCTGCAAAGAATCTTAGAGAGAAGGATGTTAAGCGGCAAACTTTGCTTGATCTTGTTGATTATATTTCATCGGTAACTTCGAAGTTCAATGAGGTGGCAATGCAGGCGATCACAAAGATGGTGGCGACTAATTTGTTTCGATCACTCCCATCTACAAATCATGATTGTAAGGTTCCGGAAATGTATGACCCAGAAGAGGAGGAACTGGCCATGGAACCCACTTGGCCTCATCTTCAGATTGTGTATGAATTTCTATTGAGATTTGTGGCTTCGCCAGAGACAGATGCCAAGCTTGCTAAAAGATACATTGACCATTCTTTTGTGTTGAAATTGCTTGACTTGTTTGATTCTGAggaccagagagagagagaatacttAAAAACGATTCTCCACCGCATTTATGGGAAATTCATGGTGCATCGACCATTCATTAGGAAAGCTATCAACAATATCTTCTATCGTTTCATTTTTGAGACGGAGAAGCACAACGGGATTGCAGAATTACTTGAGATATTGGGCAGTATTATTAATGGGTTTGCTTTGCCTTTGAAGGAAGAGCACAAGCTGTTCCTTGTCCGCGCTTTGATTCCCCTTCATAAGCCAAAGTGCGTATCTATGTACCACCAGCAACTCTCATATTGCATTACACAGTTTGTGGAGAAAGATGCCAAGCTGGCTGATACTGTAATTCGAGGTCTTTTAAAGTATTGGCCCGTAACTAATAGTTCAAAAGAGGTTATGTTCCTTGGTGAATTGGAGGAAGTTCTAGAAGCCACCCAAGGAGCAGAGTTTCAGCGCTGCATGGTCCCTCTATTCCGTCAAATTGGGCGCTGCCTCAACAGTTCACATTTTCAG GTAGCTGAACGTGCATTGTTCCTGTGGAATAACGATCACATAAGGAATTTAATTACACAGAACTGTAAAGTTGTTCTGCCGATAATTTTCCCAGCTTTGGAGAGAAATACACGGGGTCACTGGAACCAGGCTGTTCAGAGTTTGACGTTGAATGTGAGGAAAATATTCTCAGATGCTGATCAAACACTTTTTGATGAGTGCTTGGTCAAATTCAAAGAAGATGAAGTCAAGGAGAGGGAGACACAGGAGAAACGGGAATCAACCTGGAAGCGCCTGGAAGATGTGGCAGCCGCTAAGGCTGTAAGCAATGAGGCTGTTCTTGTCTCTAGATTTGTCTCTTCTGTTGCCATTGCTACCAGCACAAAGCCTCTGGCTACTGGCAGTAATTAA
- the LOC126695298 gene encoding uncharacterized protein LOC126695298 isoform X2, with the protein MSFLAGRLAGKEGAYFFQETKQAVGRLAQKKSTQKPSSLSGPSSSQEEAKADVLPEVLRHSLPAKIYYQPLNSSSSSSSSSISTSKWVLQSDPNNASSSSAKALNPLRDYLSMPQVTFGPKRWELPQVEHSVSASTANELRQDRHVHINPEKLKAAAEGFAQIGKAFAVATAIIFGGGTLIFGLAVSKLEMQNADNTSKKWHLERQVEVKERPMVKELSKMWSAKTSN; encoded by the exons ATGAGTTTTCTTGCGGGAAGATTAGCAGGAAAAGAAGGTGCCTATTTTTTCCAGGAAACCAAACAAGCCGTAGGCAGACTTGCCCAGAAAAAATCAACCCAGAAGCCTTCTTCTCTGTCTGGTCCTTCTTCTTCACAGGAAGAAGCAAAAGCAGACGTCCTTCCTGAGGTTTTGAGGCACTCTCTGCCCGCCAAGATTTATTACCAACCCTtgaattcttcttcttcttcttcttcttcgtccaTATCCACCTCCAAATGGGTTCTCCAATCTGATCCCAACAATGCCTCTTCTTCGTCTGCCAAGGCTCTCAATCCTCTCAGGGATTATCTCTCTATGCCCCAGGTCACCTTTGGCCCCAAaag GTGGGAACTTCCCCAAGTAGAACACTCGGTTTCAGCCTCCACAGCAAATGAATTGCGTCAAGATAGGCATGTCCACATTAATCCTGAGAAGTTGAAGGCTGCAGCTGAAGGGTTTGCTCAAA TTGGGAAGGCATTTGCTGTTGCTACTGCAATTATATTTGGAGGTGGCACCTTGATATTTGGACTGGCAGTCTCAAAACTAGAGATGCAGAAT GCTGATAATACGTCAAAGAAATGGCATTTGGAGAGGCAGGTGGAAGTTAAAGAGAGGCCTATGGTGAAGGAGCTTTCCAAAATGTGGAGTGCAAAGACATCCAActga
- the LOC126695295 gene encoding uncharacterized protein LOC126695295 isoform X1: protein MVLLHLGFINGVSQCPLVSPLVQRRSHKASRHLRFIAQSIPSRTQRIMEGISVSGEVGGAGGAYSYNALKRLDQLWSGICSAQTVVQEPQQIVSSIRGIFDSDDKAVDTFDVLVCGGTLGIFIATALSSKGLRVGIVERNILKGREQEWNISRKELFELVEAGVLVEEDIEEATAMKFNPNRCGFEGKGEIWVEDILNLGVSPAKLIEIVKKRFISLGGVIFEGYSVSSICIYEDAAVLQLAEGDILSSRLIIDAMGNFSPVVKQIRCGRKPDGVCLVVGSCARGFKDNSTSDVIYSSSSVKKVGTSEAQYFWEAFPAGSGPMDRTTYMFTYVNPQPGSPKLEELLEEYWDLMPHYQGVSLENLEILRVIYGIFPTYRDSPLPAAFNRVLQFGDASGIQSPVSFGGFGSLTRHLQRLVTGIYEAINEDFLDSYNLSLLNPYMPNLSASWLFQRAMSARQQSNVSPDFITELLYVNFQSMQRLGDPVLRPFLQDVVQFVPLAKTLGLVMLTKPQLLPSIFKQVGIPVLLDWSGHFFMLGYYTFLSTFADPVIRPLLSSFPSKMKYEWKRRLEAWKYGAGLDYKR, encoded by the exons ATGGTGTTGCTTCACCTTGGATTCATTAATGGGGTCTCTCAGTGTCCATTAGTGTCTCCATTGGTTCAAAGACGAAGCCACAAAGCTTCAAGACACCTGAGATTCATAGCACAATCTATTCCCTCCAGAACCCAG aGGATAATGGAGGGTATTTCAGTGAGTGGTGAAGTTGGTGGTGCTGGTGGGGCATACTCATATAATGCCTTAAAAAGGTTGGACCAGCTTTGGTCTGGTATTTGCTCTGCTCAAACAG TTGTGCAAGAACCCCAGCAAATTGTTTCGAGTATTCGTGGTATATTTGATTCAGATGACAAAGCAGTAGATACATTTGATGTATTAGTTTGTGGAGGCACTTTGGGAATCTTCATTGCCACAGCCTTGAGTTCCAAAGGTCTTCGAGTAGGCATTGTGGAAAGAAATATTCTAAAAGGG AGGGAACAAGAATGGAATATCTCGAGGAAGGAGCTCTTTGAGCTTGTAGAAGCTGGAGTTCTTGTAGAGGAAGACATTGAAGAAGCTACTGCCATGAAATTTAATCCT AACAGATGTGGATTTGAGGGAAAAGGTGAGATCTGGGTTGAAGACATTCTTAATCTTGGTGTCTC ACCTGCAAAGCTTATAGAGATTGTGAAGAAACGTTTTATTTCCCTTGGTGGAGTCATATTTGAAGGTTACAGTGTCTCTAGTATTTGCATATACGAGGATGCAGCA GTTTTGCAACTTGCAGAAGGAGACATTTTGTCATCTCGTCTCATCATTGATGCAATGGGGAACTTTTCCCCTGTGGTAAAACAG ATAAGATGTGGAAGGAAGCCAGATGGTGTGTGCCTTGTTGTTGGATCTTGTGCTCGTGGTTTTAAGGATAACTCTACTAGTGATGTCATATATAGTAGTTCATCAGTGAAGAAGGTTGGAACCTCAGAAGCTCAATACTTCTGGGAG GCATTTCCTGCTGGCTCTGGTCCCATGGATCGTACTACCTATATGTTCACATATGTTAATCCTCAACCAGGATCCCCAAAATTGGAAGAACTATTAGAAGAATATTGGGATCTAATGCCACATTATCAG GGAGTCTCTCTTGAGAATCTGGAGATATTGAGAGTTATATATGGCATTTTCCCTACGTATCGTGACAG CCCATTGCCAGCAGCTTTTAATCGTGTTTTACAG TTTGGTGATGCTAGTGGCATACAATCACCAGTTTCATTTGGTGGCTTTGGGAGCTTGACTAGGCACCTTCAGAGGCTGGTTACAG GAATATACGAAGCAATCAATGAAGATTTTCTTGACTCTTACAACTTATCCCTGCTGAATCCATACATG CCCAACTTAAGTGCTTCATGGTTGTTTCAAAGAGCAATGTCAGCTAGACAACAGTCTAATGTCTCACCAGATTTTATTACCGAGCTCCTTTATGTTAATTTTCAGAGTATGCAG AGGCTAGGTGATCCAGTTCTAAGACCATTTCTTCAG GATGTTGTACAGTTCGTGCCTCTTGCCAAGACATTAGGCCTAGTCATGTTAACTAAACCTCAACTTCTTCCATCAATATTCAAGCAG GTTGGTATTCCTGTGCTTCTTGACTGGTCTGGACATTTTTTTATGCTGGGTTACTATACATTTCTGTCAACCTTTGCTGACCCTGTCATAAG GCCATTGCTAAGCTCTTTTCCATCCAAGATGAAGTATGAGTGGAAGCGGCGCCTCGAGGCTTGGAAATATGGAGCTGGTTTAGATTACAAGCGGTAA